TTAGAGATTGTTGACTTTCTTGAATGCATCATTTTCTTTGTAACAGTAATGATTGTTTGACCTCGTGCCAGATTAcgttatttgtttgtttgtttttattagcgACGACTAGTGAAAAGCACTTATTTTAAGATGGCCCTCGATGTATACAGTACACGCTTTTATCCATAGTGAGCAGTGCTCCTCCACCTGGTGTGCCTTTGCATTGCATCGAAAAagcgtttttttccccctttttttcggTATTTCCAcccaatcaaatgttttttttctcgccgGGCACCTTTATTCccccaaatagaaaaaaaaaatagattgggcCAGAATGATAGGCATTTCTAACAAAGTTTATTCAAAAAAGCAAAGACTTTAGTCTTAATTGAATGTTACAAGTGCCTAAAGAGttgtcattatttaaaaaaaggctttcaaTGACATTGGCCtgtatttaaaagtaaataataataaccagaCGGAATCTAGAAAGTCGTGAACATGTCGTAATTGCTTTTTGTGAAGACGTTTATGAATATTTATGTACCCTCGAATGATTATCtactcttttattttatttcatatttaaagaTGACTTTGTAGTCCTCGCTTTGTCCGACAACGATGTTGCTTAAGTAGTTGTTAGTTGAATGTGCAAAAACATTAGAAGGatgtaaaatgacatttatttagacTAAATGGAGGACGATGTTGGAAATATTATTACTTTAttccttcgttttttttttaaaatatcttaaaTGTTGATTGAGGATGGCCGTTTGTCATATTTGCATTAATGGACCTTTTTGAGAAAATTCACAATACTTCATTTAAGCTTAAATACACCATGAACTAAGCCATTAATATGCTCATTTTACATAACTTTATTAATTCAGACAATCGCTTTCCGCTattctattaatttttttcaccaCGATGTCATTTTTATGTCAAATTCTTTGACGACGACAACATTACCGCTTATGTAAATGTTAATGGAGCTCACCACACGACTTATATTTACTCCGTGAATGTATATTCTTACGAAGCGACtttcattaataaaaaaaaacatttaaaaataaataaaagatgaaaaagtaaCGTTTCAGAAAGCGATCGCATTTGCCTGCGACAAATTGTCGTTTGGATTTCAGGGTGAAAAGCGACTAAAGTTATAAAAGAAGACTTTTAGAATTGTTGACGTGACAAAAGTGCATTGTACGTGCTAAACGTAAAAATAATCGTCACCAATTAAGGATGTCTGTCTTGGCTGTGATTGTACTGTCAAAAAATTTTCATTTTAGATCGCTTGCATCGTAACACTTTTTTCAGTATGGTGGTGTGAATTTTAGACATACTGCAGTAAATAATACTTTATTGATTAagaatgtgttgttgtttttcaagcaCTTACATAGCTTACAGAagaggtttttttctttaattgttgCCTTATTCTTCATCTAGACTATTTGCATTTAACTCatttgttgccattgacaactaaTGGACATCCAATAATATTGCCATCCCTCCCGGTCAATCTGATTTGGACGTCCACTGCTGTTAATGGcggtgaatgagttaatttcaCTCTGCTGGtcaaaaaaacagacacaacTCTGGGAAAGGATGTCTGATGGAGATTAAAAATGTCACTCAGcactcagaaaaaaatgctttatgaggataatgatgatgatgatgtcgtACTGCTATAAATGGTTACATTAATATTGATTTGATCCATCAGCGGGCCTAACTTTAAACTTGTCCTCATTTTCTTATATAATAGTGAACCTATTTTactgtgtataattatccatttCATGTGAATAGTGATTTATAAAGTCtattaaaaaatctaataatgTCAATAAACACTGTCCAAATAAAGGCAATGCTGTCatatgtcatcatttttttaatttttatcatgTAGGTTGGCACACATCTTAAAGGGAATACTACAACATATTTACCCTGATCATAAAATGTCTAATCATCAAAAAAACAGCCAATAAGGCATTAAActtgaataaaaatacaaccTAATATACATGTTGAGTGAATGTGAAGGGTGTGTTACATCAAGATTGCAACACAACCTGTACGAGTGAACAAGAATAATAAAGCCAAGCATTCATTAATTTGACGACGATGCAGCGTTGCCATGCCAACAACATCCGGCTcattctcttcctcctcctggATACACGTCCCCGAGCCTCCTCTGTGATTGGCTACTCGCTGCTCGGGTGTCACTGGGGCAACCGAACGATGGAATACTTCTCTATTTTGTTAACACATGAACGGAAACGGAATGCGGCCAATCCCATTGGCTTCCCATTCAAGTCTGCCGGTTACTAAAGTCTCTATTGGCCAACTTTTACCGTCAATCAAAATGCCATGGGCTGAAGGCGGGACTTACGCTACAGTAGTCGAGAGCTgtcaaaaaaagataatatttgCGCTCCAACGATCGCCGCTCTCCTCCCGTGAGTATGACGACCGAAATGATGCCGGAAAACAATTGAAACATGACCTATATGCTGTAACAGACATCAAAAACACAGAAGTCGTTTTTAACGGTTTTAAATAGCGTCTTTTCTTACTTCCGGGTTCGCTTCCAACCACGCGCGTGCgctccttcatttttttaagagaagGGGGCAAGTCCAGGCATTTCCCCCCTCCTCAGCGTCCTCCACGGagcaagtttgtttttttgtatcataTGCTGATCTTAAACCCATGCAAAGCAGCGTCAATCAACAATCCCGGCAGCCGCGTGGTCCTGCATCGTCGttggggggaggaagaggaggaattTCCACAATGAAGCCCGTGTCCGAGCCCCGAGTCTTTGTGCTATGAGCCGGACCCACATCGCCCCTATTCTCGCCCCACCAGAAAAATGATAAAGCTTGACATCAACGGCCGCTTTTCCACTTGAAACCAACCATGCGTGAGTATAAAGTGGTGGTCTTGGGCAGCGGAGGGGTCGGCAAGTCCGCCCTGACGGTCCAGTTTGTCACTGGGACGTTCATTGAGAAGTACGACCCCACCATAGAGGACTTCTATCGAAAGGAGATTGAGGTGGACTCCTCACCCTCGGTGCTGGAGATCCTGGACACTGCCGGTACTGAGCAATTCGCCTCCATGCGGGACCTTTACATCAAGAATGGCCAGGGTTTTATTCTGGTCTACAGCCTGGTCAACCAACAGAGCTTTCAGGACATCAAACCCATGCGAGACCAGATCATAAGAGTCAAGAGGTGGGTGCAATGTGGATGTGTGAGTGGTGGAATGCATGGAAATGTCATATGTAGGCCATTTTGGTGCATGGGTGGGCGTGGGTACAAAGTAACTGTACAGTAGGCCCATATGCAAATTTGTCTAATTGTTCACTGTAACTTGCTATTGTCTTTAACAATGAGAAGAATCATAAAATGCTGTAAATTCCTGTAAAAATGCTCAAATATCTTCACCTGATCCGTTCCGGCCGacccccgaaaaaaaaaaaaacgttttatggCGCTTACGATGGTTTTATCTGTTGAAGATGGTGGTTTTAAAGTAAGGTCACCAGAACAAGTGGATTTATACAGGGAGAtggttacttaaaaaaatgtggatattagattggataactttattcatcctgtattcgggaaattttgttgtcactgtagcaagagggtgagaatacagacacagaaaaatacattgtagacataaatagataggtcataagtaagttcataaataaatacatgaataaatatataaataactaaGCATGgggctaatatatatatatatatatacatagacatacatatacaagcacatgtatatatacatacacacatctataagcacatataaacatacatacaaatacatatatataagcacatataaacatacatacatatatataagcacatatatacatacttacacatacatatataagcacatatatacatacatacacaaagatgtacatgcatgcaaacAGTGTGACAAATTTTAGGGTCTCGTTGGTTTACATCCAATAAAAATGGTTTTCATAAAAATATTGACCTATATTTTCATCcgcccctcccagtccaaaggattggacgtctagcgccgtcCATGGCGGCAACAGGCGAAccttttgggccaaaaataaagtaGCCACTGAGTTTGATGGCGACACGTGCTATCTGCTAAAACTCTAGACAAATTCTAGccaacaccttttttttcttttccctttcctAAGCCCGCGGACCGTCTCGTATCTTTGGCTGCCGTATTCCCTCACCTCCCGGGAGCGCAAATTTCCTCCTCTGTTATTATGACTATATATAGCACCCCCCACCCTCACATCTTTGTGTGGAAAAGAGGCCCCAGTGAGCTAGACAACTTTTACAAGTGCCTCTATTAGATAGAAGAAACAAGCTGATGGATTTTAACATTGGCTGCTAGGACTTTTTAACGGCTTTTGAAGGATGTGAAGAGTTGGACTGAAAGCACAGCGGGGTGCCGTTTCATAGCACTTTTTGCACAGATTGAAGGAGAAGTCGTTGGAGATTCTGGGTTTTGATGATGAGAAAAAAGGCAGTGCGCTTGGTAAAAGCACATTTAGACGTGGTCAAGTTGTGAAAAGAAGAAGCAAGCCTGTATCACATTATGTTTGTAttatattcagtgttttttcaccACTGCTTTGTAAACCTGGCGGGTCGCCAGGTGTCTCAGAGTGGTGACATCAGACAGTCAATTGCAGTgtagtttttttggcagaaatatGCCTTCTTGAAAGACTTGACGTTTAAGTATTGGTAATAAATTATTTATAGTCACATATATTAGTCCTAATTTCCCAATTCCTTCCGATTTTGACATCAAATCCCAACCCAATGTATACGACATCATCATAATGTCCATATATGACAAGCGCCACagaaaaactttatttaaaatataaacaacacaaaaaaaatgatgaaaccgGTCAGTcaaattgcctttaaataaaaacacttcaaaatgtccatttaaaatccgcccccaaaatgtaaatattttaccaGCACCACagaaaaactttatttaaaataaatacgaaacaaaaaaaaaatgatgaaaccgGCCATTCAGTaaccattaaataaaaatgcttcaaaatgtccatttaaaaTCCACCCccaaaatatccattttttaaaaacgctTAAATTTGAATGTCTCTCCCTGTCAGGTACGAGAAGGTCCCCGTCATCCTTGTGGGAAACAAAGTGGACCTGGAAAGCGAGCGGGAAGTGTCCTCCAGCGAGGGACAAGCACTCGCCGAAGAATGGGGCTGTCCCTTCATGGAGACGTCAGCCAAGAGCAAAACTATGGTGGACGAACTCTTCGCCGAAATCGTGCGGCAGATGGACTACGCCGCCCAACCCGACAAAGACGACCCTTGTTGCTCGTCCTGCAATATACAATAACCCAAGTAGACTTTTAGCCCAAGTAGACGTGGACTTTTGGCGCCTTTTTAAGGCCAAACTTGAATTCTTAATGGCAAAAGTGacattttagatgaaaaaaaataccctgGCCTTATGTTTTGCTCGCCACTTTTTTTAGTTGTCATCAGCATAGAGTtgatttttccacattttatgtTCCACGCGACGAAGTTTTGCCTTCAAATGTGAACAAAGGATTTGGGTACGTTTTttgtgcagtgttttttttgggtgctttttttttgtacttatggCTGGGCTGAACCAAAGAGGTGAtctgaaagcattttttttgtttcaaaaactgtaaatggggaaaaaaagacatgttaTTATAgcgtcttccattttttttttaccaccgtcaatggcattaaTACATGATCATTCACTTATGTGGTTATTATGATAATCACCTTAGAAAATAGTCTTTtgattatttcaaaattgaagtTGTGAACACTCAACATATTtttggacatatttttttttatgccagCATACTCATCACTTCTTAAAAACTACATTGTACATATTTTGTATGGAAAGAAAAATGCATGGCTGGGAtagacgggaaaaaaaacactcattttgacgataaatccaagaaaaaatgctatattttttttctaattcacatttttttcccctcatgtgATCAtgttgagttatttttttttttacttcctcaTCTGATAATGTTTATAGTTTTACACACACGTAATAAAAGTGCGTCCAACGCTTGGATTGACAGCTTTTATGCGACGATCtgtgttttttaatggaaattttTGGTAAGAATATTTTCCAGTGTCGTCCAGTTAACAtagaaatcacacaaaaaaaatgatgctgcCTTTCTCTGTTTGTCGCAGGTGCTATTCCCCATACGCCTCATTTCATCTGGTCTTGGCACATCACACTTATAACTCCCCTGCTCTACAACATCCACACTTCCAAACTTGGTCAGATAAGTgcaccattttatatttttcttcattttagatCAAGAgtccaaataaatgttcatttgtccttataattcaaaatggattggacatctagtgctgtcaatggcagcaagtAAGTCAAATTTTGGCCCAAAAATCAAGTACTCGAGATCTATTCGGCATGAACGTGCCTCGCAAACTAAACAGACTTGGACAACCTTAGATGTTGTCTGCATTATAAGATTAAGATCAAAAGTAAATTGAAGGTATCATTAACTTTGTAGATGCTAAATGTCATAACTGCTTATATTCATCATTAGCTGGTGTTTACATTTGAGTTTAgagcaaaatatattattaCTTAGATCTTGCATTCACAATCTTGATACCAAATTTCtgttgacatgcacaaaaacacatttttaatcaaaaatcatATCTGAATAAAACCTAATATCGATACCTTTGACAATCTGAGACTCAAATGTAGTGAATGACATCTTGCTAATCTCGATAATTATGTTTCAGGGTTTTTTCTCAGAATTGATGTTTTCAAATAGCAGGTAGTGAAAAAAAGTGGTTTTATTTATGCTAAGCTGTAATAGAAGACGCTTTTAGGCCAGAGTATGATAAGGgtgatttgttcttttttgggggatgaCACAATGGGAacaacactcacacacaaacaccccaCGGACATTAAAGCTAGCTCCCTAACAAATTTGGCAATCCACCATTGGAGACGAcatcatcaaattaaaatgaacccGAGTAGAATAACTGACGCTACGAAGCCTTCCGTTTTCCGGCTGGCTTTGTTGACATAACTGTATCCCGGTTACGGGGATGCACTTGCTTTTTATAGCGGCAAGAGTACGCTATAATAACTAGTGTGCTGCATTCCAACTTTTCACAATTACATCCCAGATGCCGAAGCTTTACAA
Above is a window of Stigmatopora nigra isolate UIUO_SnigA chromosome 11, RoL_Snig_1.1, whole genome shotgun sequence DNA encoding:
- the LOC144204513 gene encoding ras-related protein Rap-2a isoform X2, with the protein product MQDFYRKEIEVDSSPSVLEILDTAGTEQFASMRDLYIKNGQGFILVYSLVNQQSFQDIKPMRDQIIRVKRYEKVPVILVGNKVDLESEREVSSSEGQALAEEWGCPFMETSAKSKTMVDELFAEIVRQMDYAAQPDKDDPCCSSCNIQ
- the LOC144204513 gene encoding ras-related protein Rap-2a isoform X1; translated protein: MREYKVVVLGSGGVGKSALTVQFVTGTFIEKYDPTIEDFYRKEIEVDSSPSVLEILDTAGTEQFASMRDLYIKNGQGFILVYSLVNQQSFQDIKPMRDQIIRVKRYEKVPVILVGNKVDLESEREVSSSEGQALAEEWGCPFMETSAKSKTMVDELFAEIVRQMDYAAQPDKDDPCCSSCNIQ